From the genome of Eremothecium gossypii ATCC 10895 chromosome I, complete sequence:
CTGCGACTCACTGTTTGCCGATAGCTAGCCACGTTACCATGCTCAAGGGCGAAGGCCTGATCCGGTAGATCTACCTTAGTGTGATGGGCGTGTTTAGGACATGACATAGATAGCTGCAGACCTATCGCGCATTCATGGGGGTACCTCGGTAACATTTCGCTTGTACTTAGCGTGGCTGCATTTGTAAGAGTTATGCTAATGTAATCATCATTGTCATCATGGCAATTGACAGACCATCAGGAGCTCCACGGTTGCAAGATGCTATTAAAGCGATGTTCACGGTACATAGTTCCTCGGTAAACTTATCATTTACCGGCCGGACCTCAAATTGCTTGAATCATCTCTTCCCCTCCCAATTCAAGTTCTAAGTAAAATAGGTTAAAAGACTACAGCCGAAGTACTAATACTAAAAAGCTACTCTATCTCTTGACCAAAAAACTTAGTCGTGCTTCAAGGTCTCTAGGAAGGTCTGAGATGGCTGGATCTTCTTGGCCTCCTCAGCCTTCTTGGAACCCAACTTCTCAGCAGAGAAGACCTTAGCGTATGGGTTCAATCTCAATAGAACCTGCTTGTTCTTCAATGGGTTCTTCTTCTGGACGTGGCTTCTCTTTTGAGTAGCCTGGCCAGCTGGTCTGACGACGGACTGGATCTCAGAAGAGTTGATGATTCTGGTAACATCGGAGGTGGAGATGATGTTGCTTGGTAGAGAGTAGCCAGACTTAGCGGAGGCAACAGACTCGGAGCCCCAGATTTGGTCCAACTTAGCAAAAGCAGACTCAGTCCAGATGACGAATCTACCCAAGTGAGCACCTGGAGCCAACTGCAACAAGCCCAAGGAAGCGACGTTAGCGGTCTCAACACCTGGGATGTTTCTGAAAGCGTTGACGATACCGTTGTCCTCAGCGTAGACGACCAATGGGCCTCTTCTCTGGGTGAATCTTCTGTTTCTGTACTTACCCTTACCAGCTCTCAACTTCTTGGACTTCAAGACCTTGACAACGTCAGAGTGAGCACCGACAGCCTTTAGAGCAGCGACAGCCTCCTTGGTCTTCTTGATGGACTCTAGGTCGGAAGAGACAACCAAAGGAATCTCTGGGATCTTCTCGACTCTGTGACCTCTAGCCAAAACTAGAGAAGCAACGGCAGAGGCAGCGATAGCGGAAGCAGTGGCGTAACGCTTCTCGTTGTGGTTGACCTTGACGTTCCACTTTCTCCACGTCTTGGTTGGAGCGAACATACGACCACCACGACACATGTTACCGAAAGCAGCCTGGCCAGATCTGTGAGTACCACCACCGCCGACACGTGGAATACGGGCGACAGCACGACCGGTACCCCAGGACTCGGCGGAAGTCTGGTGACCAGCCTTCTCGGAGACGGCGTAAGCCTGTCTCTTGTTCTTGTTCACAGAGGTGAAGACAGAGTGAACAATGTCTGGACGGATTGGAGCAGAGAAGACTGCTGGTAGAGGTAGAGCAGCAGAGCTGGACTCACCGGTCAAAGCGTGGACGGTAACTTGTGGACGAGACATTACTTGTTCGTGATGATGGTGTAAGAAGGATCCAAATGAACTAATGGAACTATCCACAAGTCGATGCCCTCTATCTGGCATATATATactgaaaaatttttcaccGACCTCGAAAATAAAAAAGAAATTCAAATGATATACAGTCACATGATATACAGTCACATGATATACACGTGATAAGCAAGTGCCAAGAGTCCAGACTCTGTAGCAGACATCATACGGTGTGGTGTATCCTCTTGGAAACACTCAGGCTACTGGTCTGGCTTTGAATGGATGGCGAGGCCTCGACCTTATCTTCAACAACTTCATGCACCTGTTCGTCCACAGATTCAATATCGTCAATGAACTCGTGAGCTCTGTTCGGATTAAATTCAGGGCCTAGGAAAACAAATATAAACATGAGAGCGGTAGAACCCCACACAAAATAGGCCATAACCCGCCCATAGTCATATATGGTCTTGCCATTGGCATCATGCCCAATTGGAAACTTCCGAGCGATGGAGCTCTCCATAGTTGAGGAGGGACTGGAAATCAGGTTACCCATCTGGTATGCAACTCCGACAAAAAATGCTTTCGTCTGAGAATCTGGGGCAAGCGAGTGCAGATGGTAGGGCACGAGACCCCAGGCGCCCTGCACAAAGAACTGAAGGAGAAAAGCATACGCCGTCATTCCACTGCCTTGCACAAACCCCCAAGGGTAGACGAGAATTGCCGCAGAAAAGACACACATGAGAATAATAAACCGCCGAGAGCTCACACTGGAAAAGCGAGATAGTAACAATCCTCCTAAAAGAGCGCCGACATTTGCCATGATATTGGTGAGCGTTGATTGATTAGACGAGTAGCCCAGCTGTTTCAGCAGCATGGTTGGGAAAAGGTCTTGGGAGGCATGTGAGAAAAAGTTGTATCCAGCCATGAGGCAGACCATGTAGATGGCAATGTACCATTCTTTCTTGAGGGACCGTAAGATCTGTGACAATGTGCTGACCTTCTCGTTGCGTTTCCTCCCCTCCTCCTTGATCCTCTGGCGCTCTTTGAATGCCTCAGTCTGTCCCAGGCACGCTCTGAACACGAAAGATAGGAAACTGACGCCAGACAAAAACCAGAAACAGCTACGCCAGCCAGGAGCAGTTGTGTCTGCAAGGGCACGTGTTAGGACGGTCGCTAGCAAAAACCCAAAGGCATAAGCTTGCTGAAAGCCCCCCGTTACCCAACTGTGAGCGCTCTTAGGGAGGTCATCCAGACATTGGGTTGTGGCAGTCCCGAAGCACCCACCCAGTTCGACACCGAAATAAGCCCTGCATGCAAGGAAATACGGAAAGCTAGTCGCAAACCCTGTCACAAGTTGTAGCACAGATATCATTCCGATGTTGATCAAAAATGAAGTCCGCTGTCCAAACCGATCTCCGACGTAGCCGTAGACAATGGCACCGATGGTTCGCGTCATCAACGCGACCGTAATTCCCCAAGTAACCTTATCTTCCCGAACATGTAAATCCTCAGCTATTTTCACAACATTCAGTGACACCAGAAAGAAGTCAGTCGCCTCGACTGTCAGGGCCAAGAAAGCACTTGCGATGAAGAGCCATGTTTTCAGCTTCACATTACTTAGCACATTGGCCGGATTCATTGTGTACTTGAACTCCTCCCACGAAGGTCTCTTTTCCGGGAACAGTTCCGTGACCCGGGTTTTCAAGTAGTACCCAACTTTGCCCATTGTGTCTTTGCCTCAGGCTACCCGCTTGAGTCGCACTCACTGTAGACAAACCAAACATATGCAC
Proteins encoded in this window:
- a CDS encoding 60S ribosomal protein uL4 (Syntenic homolog of Saccharomyces cerevisiae YBR031W (RPL4A) and YDR012W (RPL4B)); translated protein: MPDRGHRLVDSSISSFGSFLHHHHEQVMSRPQVTVHALTGESSSAALPLPAVFSAPIRPDIVHSVFTSVNKNKRQAYAVSEKAGHQTSAESWGTGRAVARIPRVGGGGTHRSGQAAFGNMCRGGRMFAPTKTWRKWNVKVNHNEKRYATASAIAASAVASLVLARGHRVEKIPEIPLVVSSDLESIKKTKEAVAALKAVGAHSDVVKVLKSKKLRAGKGKYRNRRFTQRRGPLVVYAEDNGIVNAFRNIPGVETANVASLGLLQLAPGAHLGRFVIWTESAFAKLDQIWGSESVASAKSGYSLPSNIISTSDVTRIINSSEIQSVVRPAGQATQKRSHVQKKNPLKNKQVLLRLNPYAKVFSAEKLGSKKAEEAKKIQPSQTFLETLKHD
- a CDS encoding AAR192Cp (Non-syntenic homolog of Saccharomyces cerevisiae YKL217W (JEN1)) encodes the protein MGKVGYYLKTRVTELFPEKRPSWEEFKYTMNPANVLSNVKLKTWLFIASAFLALTVEATDFFLVSLNVVKIAEDLHVREDKVTWGITVALMTRTIGAIVYGYVGDRFGQRTSFLINIGMISVLQLVTGFATSFPYFLACRAYFGVELGGCFGTATTQCLDDLPKSAHSWVTGGFQQAYAFGFLLATVLTRALADTTAPGWRSCFWFLSGVSFLSFVFRACLGQTEAFKERQRIKEEGRKRNEKVSTLSQILRSLKKEWYIAIYMVCLMAGYNFFSHASQDLFPTMLLKQLGYSSNQSTLTNIMANVGALLGGLLLSRFSSVSSRRFIILMCVFSAAILVYPWGFVQGSGMTAYAFLLQFFVQGAWGLVPYHLHSLAPDSQTKAFFVGVAYQMGNLISSPSSTMESSIARKFPIGHDANGKTIYDYGRVMAYFVWGSTALMFIFVFLGPEFNPNRAHEFIDDIESVDEQVHEVVEDKVEASPSIQSQTSSLSVSKRIHHTV